A region of the Pseudomonas anguilliseptica genome:
CCACGGCCGTAGATCGAGGTGACCACGTTGTTGTTACGGTAGAGTTGGCCAATCATCGGAATCATCGCTTCCGCAAGGGCTTCTCGATCGATCCACTCACCGAGACACTGGTCGGGCTTCTGAGTCACGGGCAGTACCTTCCACATGTAGGGGCTGAAAAAAGGGGCTACATTATGACGGCGCAAGCAAGCATGAGCAATGCACGACTGTCGTAACTGACACCGCACATAAACGCCCGCTACAATCGCCGACCTTGTGCCATGACCGTGAGCCGCCCGTGTCTGAACCGACCGCGTCCGTACTGCGTCTACCGTCCTTACCGGCCACTGCCGGCAAACAACACTGGGGCAACCTGCCCGGTGCCGCGCTGAGCCTGGCCATTGCCGAAGCTGCCAGCAATGCCAAACGTTTCACCCTGCTGCTGACTGCCGACAGCCAGAGCGCTGAGCGCCTGCAAGAGGAGCTGAGCTTTTTCGCTCCGGATTTGCCCGTGCTGCACTTCCCCGATTGGGAAACCCTGCCCTACGACCTGTTTTCGCCACATCAGGACATCATTTCCCAGCGCATCGCCGCACTTTATCGCCTACCCGAGCTGAAACACGGCGTATTGGTAGTCCCGATTACCACCACCCTACACCGCCTGGCGCCCAAGCGCTTTCTGCTCGGCAGCAGCCTGGTCATGCAAGTTGGCCAGCAACTCGACGTCAACCAGATGCGCAGCAATCTGGAAGCCGCCGGCTATCGCTGCGTCGATACGGTGTACGAGCACGGCGAATTCGCGGTACGCGGTGCGCTGATCGACCTGTTCCCGATGGGCAGCAGCCAACCCTACCGCATCGACCTGTTCGATGACGAAATCGAAACCCTGCGCACCTTCGACCCGGAAAACCAGCGTTCCATCGACAAGGTCGAGTCGATCAAGCTGCTGCCGGCGCGCGAGTTCCCGCTGGAAAAGAAAGCCGTTACCGATTTTCGCGGGCGTTTCCGCGAGCGTTTCGACGTGGATTTCCGCCGCTGCCCGATTTACCAGGACCTCAGCACCGGCATCACCCCAGCCGGGATCGAGTACTACCTACCGCTGTTCTTCGAGGAAACCGCCACCCTCTTCGATTACCTGCCCGCCGACACCCAGGTGTTCTCCCTGCCAGGAATCGAGAAAGCCGCCGAGCAGTTCTGGGTGGATGCGCGCAGCCGTTATGAGGATCGCCGCGTCGACCCGGAACGCCCGCTGCTGCCGCCCGCCGATATCTTTCTGCCGATGGAAGACTGCTTCGCCCGCCTGAAAAACTGGCCGCGCGTGGTGGTCAGCCAGGACGATATCGAAGAAGGCGTCGGCCGCCTGCGCTTTAACGCCAAACCGCTGCCCGACCTGGCGATCCAGGCCAAGGCCGGCGAACCGCTGGCCGCGCTGCGGCGCTTTATCGAGGAATACCCCGGTCGCGTGCTGTTCTGCGCCGAGTCCGCCGGGCGTCGTGAAGTGCTGCTGGAGTTGCTCGCACGCCTCAAGCTCAAGCCCAACGAATTTGAAAGCTGGCCGGCCTTTACCGCCAGCAAACAGCGTCTGGGCATCTGCATTGCTCCGCTGGATGACGGCCTGTTGCTCGAAGACCTGGCACTGGTGGCGGAAAGCCCGCTGTTCGGCCAGCGGGTTATGCAGCGCCGGCGCCGCGAGAAATCCCGCGATGGCGGCGACAACGTCATCAAGAACCTGACCGAGCTGCGCGAAGGTGCGCCGGTGGTACATATCGACCACGGTGTCGGCCGTTACCTGGGCCTGGTGAGCATGGAGTTCGACGGCCAGGCCGCCGAGTTCCTCGCCCTGATGTACGCCGAAGAAGCCAAGCTCTATGTGCCAGTGGCCAGCCTGCACCTGATCGCCCGCTACACCGGCAGCGACGACGCCCTCGCCCCGCTGCACCGTTTGGGCTCGGAAATCTGGCAAAAGGCCAAGCGCAAAGCCGCCGAACAGGTGCGTGATGTCGCCGCCGAGCTGCTCGACATTTATGCCCGTCGCGCCGCCCGCGAAGGCTATGCGTTTGCCGATCCGAAGGCCGATTACGCCACCTTCAGCGCCGGCTTCCCCTTCGAAGAAACCCCGGACCAGCAGGCCGCGATCGACGCAGCGCATGACGACATGCTCGCGGCCAAGCCCATGGACCGCCTGGTCTGCGGCGATGTCGGCTTCGGCAAGACCGAAGTGGCGATGCGCGCCGCCTTTATCGCCGTGCATGGCGGCAAGCAGGTGGCGGTCCTGGTACCGACCACATTGCTTGCCCAGCAGCACTACAACAGCTTCCGCGACCGCTTCGCCGATTGGCCAGTCAAAGTCGAGGTGATGAGCCGCTTCAAGAGCGCCAAGGAAGTCAGCGACGCCGTGCAGCAACTGGCCGAGGGCAAGGTCGACATCGTCATCGGCACCCACAAGCTGCTGCAGGAAGACGTCAAATTCAGCAACCTGGGCCTGGTGATCATCGACGAAGAGCACCGCTTCGGCGTGCGCCAGAAGGAGCAGCTCAAGGCCCTGCGCAGCGAAGTCGACATCCTCACCCTCACCGCCACACCGATTCCGCGCACCCTGAACATGGCCGTGGCCGGCATCCGCGATCTGTCGATCATCGCCACGCCGCCGGCACGGCGCCTGTCGGTACGCACTTTCGTTATGGAACAGAACAACCCGACGATCAAGGAAGCCCTGCTGCGCGAACTGCTGCGCGGCGGCCAGGTGTATTACCTGCACAACGATGTAAAAACCATCGAGAAATGCGCCGCCGATCTTGCCGAACTGGTGCCGGAAGCACGCATCGGCATCGGCCACGGACAGATGCGCGAGCGCGAACTGGAACAGGTGATGGGCGATTTCTATCACAAGCGTTTCAACGTGCTGATCGCCTCGACCATCATCGAAACCGGTATCGACGTACCGAGCGCCAACACCATTATCATCGAGCGCGCCGACAAGTTCGGCCTGGCCCAGCTGCACCAGTTGCGCGGCCGCGTCGGCCGTAGTCACCACCAGGCCTACGCCTATCTGCTGACGCCGCCGCGCAAGCAGATGACCGACGACGCGCAAAAGCGCCTGGAAGCCATCTCCGGCGCCCAGGACCTCGGCGCCGGCTTCACCCTGGCCACCCACGACCTGGAAATCCGCGGCGCTGGCGAGTTGCTCGGCGATGGCCAGAGCGGGCAGATTCAGGCAGTCGGCTTCACCCTGTATATGGAAATGCTCGAACGCGCGGTGAAATCGATCCGCAAGGGCGAGCAGCCGAATCTCGACCAGCCGCTGGGTGGCGGCCCGGAGATCAACCTGCGCGTACCGGCGCTGATCCCCGAGGCTTACCTGCCCGACGTGCATGCGCGGCTGATCCTCTACAAACGCATCGCCAACGCCGCCGACGAGGATGGCCTGAAAGAACTGCAAGTGGAGATGATCGACCGTTTCGGCTTGCTGCCGGATGCAAGCAAGAACCTGATACGCATCACCCTGCTGAAACTGCAGGCAGAAAAGCTCGGGATCAAGAAGGTCGATGCCGGCCCGCAAGGTGGACGTATCGAATTCGCCGCAGATACCTGTGTCGATCCACTGACCCTGATCAAGCTGATCCAGAGCGCGCCGAACCGTTACAAGTTCGAAGGCGCAACGATGTTTAAAATCCAGGTGCCCATGGAGCGCCCGGAAGAACGCTTCAACACCTTAGAGGCGCTGTTCGAGCGCCTGACTCCCTCGACTTAAAGGACTGACCCATGCGCGCACTTCGCACCCTGGCCCTGCTGCCGCTTCTCCTGCTGAGCCTGCTCAGCAGCACTGCCGCCCTGGCTGAAAGCCTGTATCAGGTTGAAGTCATCGTATTCCGCCAGGCCGTCACGCCGATTTCCGCCGGCCAGCTGCCGCCCGACAACTGGGCGCAGAATGCGCTGCCCGTGGATGGCAGCAACAGTCGCAGCACCGCACTGAATGCCGAAGCCGGCAAACTCAACCCATCCAGCGGCTATCAGGTTTTACTGCACAAAGCCTGGCCCCAGAGTTTGGGCGAGTCGAGCAGCCGCGTCGCCATTAGCACCGGCAATGAGCAGTTCGGCCACTACCCCGTCGAAGGCACTATCAGCCTTAAAGCCGGCCGTGTAATCGAGCTGGACAGCGACATCTGGGTCAACCAGATCGACGCCAGCGGCATCCTCAACGACAGCGAGCGCATCAAACAAAGCAGCCGCCTGAAAAGCGGCGAGCTGACTTTTGTCGATAATGGCAGTCTGGGCATGCTGATTCGCGTCAGCCCGCTATAAGAACACCGCCACAAAAAAGGGCCGCATTGCGCGGCCCTTTTTTTATTGCAGCAATGACCGTTCAGCTGGTCAGCACACGCGCCAATACGGCCTTTACCGTACCCATCCCCTCTTCCAGGGCGCGTTCGATTTCCGCCATGGTGATCAGCGCACGGGACTTGCCAGCAGCCGGGTTCACCACCAGCGCCAGGCAGGCGTAGGGCAAAGCCAGCTCACGGGCCAGCACGGCTTCCGGCATACCGGTCATACCGACGATATCGCAGCCATCACGCTCCATCCGCGCGATCTCCGCAACGGTCTCCAGGCGTGGCCCCTGGGTGCAGCCATACAAGCCGTGATTGCTGAACGCACAGTGCTCGGCAGTCAGGGCATTGGCCAGTTTGGTGCGCAGCCCAGCGTCATAGGGGTGGCTGAAATCCACATGGGTGACATGCTCCAGCTCACCCTCAAAATAGGTGTGCTCGCGCCCATAGGTGTAATCGATGATCTGATGCGGCAGGCAGAAGTGCCCGGTGCCCATCGCCGAGTGAATACCGCCCACCGCGTTTACCGCGATGACGGCCTTGGCCCCCGCTTCACGCAGCGCCCAGAGGTTGGCGCGGTAGTTGACCTGATGCGGCGGGATACGGTGCGGATGTCCGTGGCGTGCGAGAAACAGCACCTCACGGCCGGCATAATCGCCCTTGAGCACAGCAGCAGAAGGCGCACCATAGGGCGTATCAATATGCAGCGCAGCCTTGATGGTCAGACCGTCCAGCTTGGTCAGACCCGTACCGCCGATAATCGCGTAAACCGTCATCCCTTACTCCTCAGTCGATTAATTGCGCATCGCGCAGGCTGCCAAGTGCCGCAAGCCAGCGCGGGTTCTGCCGATACTCAATACCCGGGAAGGCCTGCCGGCGCATCCGCGCTAGGCCTTGCGGCGGTTCCACCTTGAGTCGCTGCAAGGCGCTCAGGGCCAGTTCCGCCGCTGCCCGGTCATTACACACCAGGCCCATATCACAACCCGCTGCCAGCGCAGCCTCGATACGGCAGGCCGCATCGCCGACCACATGGGCACCAGCCATGGACAGATCGTCACTGAAAATCACCCCATCAAAGGCCAGCTCGCCACGCAGAATGCCCTGCAGCCAGCGCCGGGAGAAGCCCGCAGGCTGACTGTCCACCTGAGGGTAGATCACATGGGCAGGCATCACTGCCGCCAACTGCCGACGCAGCTGAGCAAACGGCTGCAAATCAACTGCACGAATCTGCTCCAAGCTGCGTTCATCGACTGGAATGGCCACATGTGAATCCGCCTCCGCCCAACCGTGCCCAGGGAAATGCTTGCCGGTGGCGGCCATGCCCGCTGCATTCATCCCACGGATAAACGCGCCGGCTAGCAAAGTCGCACGCTGCGCATCACCTTCGAAAGAACGGCTGCCAACCACGGCGCTGCGCTGATGATCCAAGTCCAGCACAGGAGCAAAACTCAGGTCCAGACCTGCAGCCAGCACTTCGGTGGCCATGACCCAGCCGCACTGCTCAGCCAAATGCTCGGCATTGGCGTTATCGGCCAGCGCACGCATCGCCGGCAAGCGCACAAAGCCCTGACGCAGACGCTGCACACGCCCGCCTTCCTGATCCACCGCCAGCAGCAGATCTGGCCGCACCGCACGAATCGCCGCAGACAGCTCGCGCACCTGGCGCGGATCTTCGATATTGCGCGCGAACAGGATCAACCCAGCCACCTGCGGCTGACGCAGGATCTGGCGATCCTCAGCAGTCAACCAGGTGCCGGCGATATCCAGCATCAATGAACCTTGCATGGGTAAACTCACAACTCGTCCTTAAATAAGAGGCGCAACTGCCCACTCAGGGCAAGCGGCTTCGTCAATCTGTACCGCACATTGAACCGGGACACGCGCAAAGAGTTCCAACAGATCGCTGTTGCGCAGACGCACACAGCCATGCGACAGCGCCACGCCCATAGGCTCGCTGTCCGGCGTACCGTGTATGTAGATATAGCGGCGAAAGGTATCGACAGCGCCCAGACGATTGCGTCCGGGCTCACAACCACTCAACCAGAGAATGCGCGTAAGAATCCAGTCACGGCCGGGGAATTGTGCATGCAACTCGGGCGACCAGACCTCACCGGTCCAGCGCCGCCCGCGCAGTATGGCAGCGCTCGGCAAGCCCTCACCAATCTTTGCCCGCACTTGGTGCAAGCCACGCGGTGTACAGCCAGAACCATTGCGCTCGCCGGCGCCATTCAGCGCAGTAGAAACACTCAGACGCAGCTGCAGCTGCCCGTTGGCAAAGCCATACAGACACTGATCGGCGAGGGAGATGTGCAGATAATCGAGAGCAACCATGGGCGGCTAGCTTAGCGGATAGCATCCACCAAGCCCACCCGCCGAGGTCAAACTTTGCTGGGCGCTGCGGGAGTCTTGGTACGCGGCTTAAGCTGTGCGCTGGCCAGGGCTTCATCGGCCAGGCCGGTTTCCGAACGCATGCCGGCCGCCAGAAATGGCACCATCAGGCGCATCACCTGCTCAATCGAGGTACTCACCCCAAAATCGGTTTCCGACATCGCGCGCAGAGCCTTGATCCCGGACATGCTGAA
Encoded here:
- the mfd gene encoding transcription-repair coupling factor gives rise to the protein MSEPTASVLRLPSLPATAGKQHWGNLPGAALSLAIAEAASNAKRFTLLLTADSQSAERLQEELSFFAPDLPVLHFPDWETLPYDLFSPHQDIISQRIAALYRLPELKHGVLVVPITTTLHRLAPKRFLLGSSLVMQVGQQLDVNQMRSNLEAAGYRCVDTVYEHGEFAVRGALIDLFPMGSSQPYRIDLFDDEIETLRTFDPENQRSIDKVESIKLLPAREFPLEKKAVTDFRGRFRERFDVDFRRCPIYQDLSTGITPAGIEYYLPLFFEETATLFDYLPADTQVFSLPGIEKAAEQFWVDARSRYEDRRVDPERPLLPPADIFLPMEDCFARLKNWPRVVVSQDDIEEGVGRLRFNAKPLPDLAIQAKAGEPLAALRRFIEEYPGRVLFCAESAGRREVLLELLARLKLKPNEFESWPAFTASKQRLGICIAPLDDGLLLEDLALVAESPLFGQRVMQRRRREKSRDGGDNVIKNLTELREGAPVVHIDHGVGRYLGLVSMEFDGQAAEFLALMYAEEAKLYVPVASLHLIARYTGSDDALAPLHRLGSEIWQKAKRKAAEQVRDVAAELLDIYARRAAREGYAFADPKADYATFSAGFPFEETPDQQAAIDAAHDDMLAAKPMDRLVCGDVGFGKTEVAMRAAFIAVHGGKQVAVLVPTTLLAQQHYNSFRDRFADWPVKVEVMSRFKSAKEVSDAVQQLAEGKVDIVIGTHKLLQEDVKFSNLGLVIIDEEHRFGVRQKEQLKALRSEVDILTLTATPIPRTLNMAVAGIRDLSIIATPPARRLSVRTFVMEQNNPTIKEALLRELLRGGQVYYLHNDVKTIEKCAADLAELVPEARIGIGHGQMRERELEQVMGDFYHKRFNVLIASTIIETGIDVPSANTIIIERADKFGLAQLHQLRGRVGRSHHQAYAYLLTPPRKQMTDDAQKRLEAISGAQDLGAGFTLATHDLEIRGAGELLGDGQSGQIQAVGFTLYMEMLERAVKSIRKGEQPNLDQPLGGGPEINLRVPALIPEAYLPDVHARLILYKRIANAADEDGLKELQVEMIDRFGLLPDASKNLIRITLLKLQAEKLGIKKVDAGPQGGRIEFAADTCVDPLTLIKLIQSAPNRYKFEGATMFKIQVPMERPEERFNTLEALFERLTPST
- a CDS encoding CsiV family protein; translated protein: MRALRTLALLPLLLLSLLSSTAALAESLYQVEVIVFRQAVTPISAGQLPPDNWAQNALPVDGSNSRSTALNAEAGKLNPSSGYQVLLHKAWPQSLGESSSRVAISTGNEQFGHYPVEGTISLKAGRVIELDSDIWVNQIDASGILNDSERIKQSSRLKSGELTFVDNGSLGMLIRVSPL
- a CDS encoding S-methyl-5'-thioinosine phosphorylase is translated as MTVYAIIGGTGLTKLDGLTIKAALHIDTPYGAPSAAVLKGDYAGREVLFLARHGHPHRIPPHQVNYRANLWALREAGAKAVIAVNAVGGIHSAMGTGHFCLPHQIIDYTYGREHTYFEGELEHVTHVDFSHPYDAGLRTKLANALTAEHCAFSNHGLYGCTQGPRLETVAEIARMERDGCDIVGMTGMPEAVLARELALPYACLALVVNPAAGKSRALITMAEIERALEEGMGTVKAVLARVLTS
- the nagZ gene encoding beta-N-acetylhexosaminidase; amino-acid sequence: MQGSLMLDIAGTWLTAEDRQILRQPQVAGLILFARNIEDPRQVRELSAAIRAVRPDLLLAVDQEGGRVQRLRQGFVRLPAMRALADNANAEHLAEQCGWVMATEVLAAGLDLSFAPVLDLDHQRSAVVGSRSFEGDAQRATLLAGAFIRGMNAAGMAATGKHFPGHGWAEADSHVAIPVDERSLEQIRAVDLQPFAQLRRQLAAVMPAHVIYPQVDSQPAGFSRRWLQGILRGELAFDGVIFSDDLSMAGAHVVGDAACRIEAALAAGCDMGLVCNDRAAAELALSALQRLKVEPPQGLARMRRQAFPGIEYRQNPRWLAALGSLRDAQLID
- a CDS encoding L,D-transpeptidase, with protein sequence MVALDYLHISLADQCLYGFANGQLQLRLSVSTALNGAGERNGSGCTPRGLHQVRAKIGEGLPSAAILRGRRWTGEVWSPELHAQFPGRDWILTRILWLSGCEPGRNRLGAVDTFRRYIYIHGTPDSEPMGVALSHGCVRLRNSDLLELFARVPVQCAVQIDEAACPEWAVAPLI